gagagagagagaatataaaaaaggaaggaaagaaaaggtcGAGACTCTTAAGTAACCATGACACAAGGAATAAAGTGGTGGTTAACAAGGTGAGATTTGGAATGTTGTTGCCTGAAAAAGGGAGGTCTGAGAACACCCACCAAGAGGTGCACAGAAATTCAAAACCATCATGCCCCAATCATTACATGTGTGATCATAGGGTGTCCTTATCACACTTGTAACTAAATGGGTTAGGAGGCATAAAGCCTACATGCAAGGATTCCAGTCCCAgcatgtacatttttttttgtgaatgcCGCCATGTAACCTGCATTTCCAAACCTTTTTTAAAACGCAGCGTTTGACGGTGAAAACCATGCAGCTAAGCTACCAGCAGACAGACACTTCACGTGGCAAGATTCATTCATCATGGTTGGTGTTTGGTAGCCCAACCCAActtcccattttatttttatttatttttttattgtaatttggTAGATGTGTGTATCCAAGGCTCTAAAATGGTATCCTATGCAACATTTTAGTCTAAGAAAATTAAACCCCGCCactcaaaaaaaagaaaaaaaagaaaagaaaagttgtCATTTTCTTATGGCTACTTGCTTTGGATCCTAATGAAAATCACAAGCTCTATTAATGGGTACAAATTTCTTTGTAGCCCTACTCCCAAATGGGCTCCCCGATTTCACCAGGGAGGGTCCCTTTTCCTCTAAACATATTAGGATTTTCCATGTTATCAATTTTCTTTGATGTTGACTGtccaaatgaaattaaatttaggtttaatcatTGGAGAATATCATCATACTTTAGGCTTGATTAGTCTATTTAAATTGCTATGTGTTCTCTACATTATTTAAGTCATTTTGCCatttttctcttgattttagtGATGGGAGCACATGAAGAGCCATAACTTTGTTTCTCCTAAGATGAGTACCACTACACATGGACTAGTGGCATTGTGTCCCTTTCTATCCTTACCTTGGCCAAGCCTCTTACAAGCTACCTTTTTCATTGGTTTGGGGATTTTTTGTATTGTGGACAAATAGGAGATTAATCCTCTCAAAACTAGACAAATATGTAAAGTGACATTTCGATGtgatttcaatatatatttgaatgaataaattattatttatctgTCAATGAATCAAGTCGATAGATTTACTTGTGTTAAATCATctggaaaaataaaacatttaatttATAGTTCTTGTTGTCAGACTtgatatgtaaatattttattttattttatttttaataataaaatttcttaaacGGATAcatcatttttaagaaaattttatttattcaattgtCTCGTTCCAAATATGGACAATAAATCATCATTAGTTAGCGTACTGAGAATATTATTAAAGTCATTCAGATGAAATTTGAGGTTATTCCACCAATACATTTTAGTATTATTGCATGTACCTAATctttataaaatgatatatttgctaaaattatttttctcaaaaaaattcaaaaaaataattattttcccGCCTCTACAAACATGGTAATTTGTGTAAATTGGGCATggcaaaaataataagaaaaattcataaattcataacaataataataataatgaaaaggtCCCAAACCAAAATTCCAGctggtttttactttttttggCTAAGCGTTGGGGGGGAGAGACCGAGTCACCATAAATCTCACCATAGAACCAAGCTTTGAAAGCTGACTCGGTGAGATGTAAAGCTCTGCGAACAGTACGAGCCTCTTGGCTGGAACTTGGAAGGAAAAATTAGAAGATAGAATACGAATAAAGAGAACCAACGACCTCTCCCACGCTTACCTTCTAATGCACGCCTCCCCTCTTTCTCCATTCATATATACCCACAAAAAAACCACACACAAAATCACCctccttgatttttttctctcatccCCATCCTCTCTTCTCCCCAGCCATGTCCACAGATCTTGAATTCCATCAAGCTTCTTTAACGCCCATCAAGATCGAAGCTCCACTTGGCAGCAAAATTGAGTCAGACAATGCAGAAACCAGCCCCTGCCGGACGCCAACCAGCGCCGAACACAAGATTCCGGTAATTCTTACCTGCCCACCGGCGCCGAGGAAGCCGAGAAGAGTGGTTCGGTGCAAGAGAAGAATAAGGGAGTTTGACTTCTTCGAGATCGTTAATAGGGACGAGGTAGAGGAGTTTTTCCGATCGAGTTTGGAGGTGGGTGAAGCCAAGAGGAGGTGTAAGTGTAAATAAAGGTCGTCTCAGAAGCATATGATGAGATTTTTGCTTTGTTAGGATTACATATATAAGGGTGTAAGTGCCCGAGAGGATCATGAACACCAGCTCTCTCTCATGTATGTATCTATTACACGTTAATATCCGCCAGTTTCTTTGGATTCTGCGCTGCAAATTCAGACAATTTTGATCTGAATCATAGTCTACTCATATGGGTTTTcgaaattttattgaattatttgaatGTTACTTCTTGGATTTCTCCCTTTGTCTTCTTCTTCACAGTATGGTCAAtgaatagtagagagaaaaaagcCAGACCAGAAGAGCTTGAACATACTGTTTGCATAAATTTGAGGCGGGATTTCTTGTTTTTGAGCtcgagagaaagagagagagagagagaattaaGATAGTAATATAATGAAAAAGTAAGATTTTGAGTAAGAGAGGGCGTGGAGGGCGTGGTAGATGAGATTAGTTGGGTGCTTTTACtcgaaggaagaagaagatcatAAGCCTTTTTCTGggttcattttcttcttttagttTTTAACGGAAGAGTATGAAGTTTGAATCTTTGATTAGTTGAATGTAATCGTGTATATCtgtatttgtatttaatttattttcttcttggtGAGATGGGTGATCTGTATTCAGTGTTTGACATTTTTTGTTGAGTGATTGACACGGCTTTGGGATTGATAAACATGATTTtccacagagagagagagagagagagagagagagagagggagaggggaGAGATTgtgctaattaattaattaattaattaattaaaataacaagTGCAACGTGCTGTGTCACACAATATCATTATTCAATGCAGAGCTTGTTGGTATTTGCAGAAAATCAACTAAGATCCTACAAAATAATCTTCTATTCAAACAAATCCATGAAgttctcaaattttatatctaaGAACCTTAtaccaaattttaatttcaccaTGACATACCAATATTGGGTCACGGGTAGGACACTACAGTATTTTTGGTgatacttttctttctttatgtaCTTTGAtagatgaatatatatattaattaaatttacatCAAAGAAACTCATCATTTAGCATTTTGAATGgctgagaaaaataaattaatattccaTGGATAAAGAAATATGAGAATATGCATTCACATTGGTTGAAAAGAAATAGTAGGAGTCACCTTCACAATAGATGGATTAGTTGGTAACCGATGATCACCAAAGGTGGTGGTGTCTCCATCGGACGGAAGAATTTAGATGGTGTACGTCTCCATCAGCTACAAGAATTTAAATTGATCCTCCATTGCATTCCAAGACAATCAATTTGTTGTACAAGTTAATTGAAGATTACCGTATGCAAATTCATttgccattattattattattatgtatttaatgaaaacacatttttattaaatttttttattttgtatgttttttttatgtatCACATAAAGTGAAAAGACCTTGTAATCCATAATAGCTTAAGATTTTAACGTCTTTTAAACTGATCAACattttctattataattaatatcatattcaGTGTTATTCTTACTTCAGGATTAGAATTCCATgtcatttatattataataaataataaaaatttaaaaataatgttctttatatatataaaaaatcataaccCTATTAAACAATAAGCTTAGACCAATTATATGAGTCATAATTGCATTCCATCAACCTCAACTCTAAATGAGCACCATTGTACAACTAAACCGTAAAACCGACCTCTATTAACAATCAATAGTGTATGATGAAGCTAGAAATGACTTTATTAAATGCTACAATgagacaaaatgaaaaaaataaaataaataattgacaTATTCAACTAGAAGACACAATATGTCATATTTGCTTGCTGGAAATTTCAGATCGATCTTGTCATGCCTATCCTTGATATCAAGATTAATTTCTCtccacaaataaaatatatcatccTAGAAACTCAATAGTCATTATAACGCATATACTCTTAAAAACATTGCAAAGttacattaaaattttacaaaaagacaaaatatcATATTCTCAAATTCAATGTATTAAATATGACTTAAAATGCTTTGGTCTTGTTCTCAAATAGGAGTTGAACTATATGGTcaataaataaagttaaatgGTAAGTATGATCAACAAATGAGCTTAAATGATTGAAGTTATTattgacacttaaaaaaaaaaaaattgtaatcaTAATAGTTGCCTTTTCCCTAATTAATAATACACAATTTTTTAGTAGATATATATGGGTTAATAATTCCTATTCCAAGATGCTCCAATCACCATAAGATGATGAAAGTTAGAAGAAATTTAACACTAATCTCAAAGTCTTTCTCCATTATTTTATCATCTAACCATATGTAATttgaactaattaattaaagattTTCATGTACAAATTAGATTAACTATTTTACAAAAGTGTGATTAacataaaaacttatttttattaaaaggatAATGGAATTTATCTATCATACAAGTTTCATCTTCAAGTGAAAAAATTCTACCAATGACATTTCTCTCttgtataagaaaaaaaaaagaaaaaagaaaaaagaaaaacaaagaaaaccctCTTGATCTAATTGATGAGAAATCAATATTGTAATGTATTTTGTTAGAgaaaattcataattaaacatgtATATTGTATAGATAGATGagcttttgaaaaaaagataCACATGCACAATCAAAGAACGAGAAATTGACAAGATGGAATAAGTTCAagataacaaattaaataaaaataaaataaaaaatgaaaaatttagaTAAAGGCTAAATGggttttttgaaaaagaattatttgttgttattttaattgaaatttgacaagggatattcattttta
This DNA window, taken from Vitis riparia cultivar Riparia Gloire de Montpellier isolate 1030 chromosome 13, EGFV_Vit.rip_1.0, whole genome shotgun sequence, encodes the following:
- the LOC117928413 gene encoding cyclin-dependent protein kinase inhibitor SMR1 — protein: MSTDLEFHQASLTPIKIEAPLGSKIESDNAETSPCRTPTSAEHKIPVILTCPPAPRKPRRVVRCKRRIREFDFFEIVNRDEVEEFFRSSLEVGEAKRRCKCK